CCGGTTCCCAATCGAGTTGGATATCGGCGGCTGAGAGGCCCATGTGTTCGCGAAAGAAGCGGCGGGTGTAGAGCAGGTGTCGGGCGAGGCTTTCGCCGGCGGCGATGTTCTTGTCGCCCTCGACCCAGTGGACGGCGGCGACTTCCCAGCGGCCCTCGGCGACCCGCTGTTTGATCTGCTCGAAGAGCTCCGGGTGGTATTGGCGGGCGATCTGGTAGACCGAGGCCTGGCTTTGGGTGTAGCAGAAATCGGGGAACTCGTCCATGAGCTTCAGGACGGTGGTGAAGGTGTCGTTGGTGACGGCGACGGTCTCGGGCCAGGACCACATCCAGTTCATATCGATGTGGCCGTGGCCGGCGCAGTGGATGGTGTACTGCTTGGCGACCTCGCCGATGGGGGCGAGGATTCGTTCGGCGCGGGCGATGGCGTCGGCGAAGGCGTCGAAGTTGCCGGACCCGATGGGCTTGCGAACCGTCTCGCAGGCCTGGTCGATGAGCTTGCGCCACCTGGCGGCCTGGGGTTTGTGGAGGTCGCAGAGGCCTTCGGCGAACTCGATTTCGGAGAGGATTCGTTCGGCGGCGAACTGGCGTTCGGCGACGAGGGAGGCGAGGGCGGACTTGAGCTGGTCGCGTTTGGGATCGTTCATCTTCTTCGGCTCCTGTGGAGTTCCGTCAATGGTCATGAGTTTGCGGCGGGTCGAGGCGACCCGTCGTCGGTAAATAACCCAAGCAGACTATCGGCAGAAGCGGTGCGTTTCAAGGGAAAAGAGGCGATGCGCGGGGTTGCTGCCGCTTGGAAGGCCAAGTTGTACCGGGTGTCTACGTTTATCGTGGAAACCGCTGGTGTATCTCCGGCAATTGGGGGAACGTCCCGTGCGGGAGGGTCTGGTACCAGTAGGCGGTGCTGGCGATGTCGTCGGTCAACGGCTGGAATGTGCCATCGGGCCACCAGCCGAGGGCCTGAATGGTGACCTTCAGATCCCGCTTGAATCGGATCGGGTCGAGGATGTGCCAGCGGTAGAGGCCGTGGCGCGGCACCTTGCCTTCGCCTTTGTCCCACGTCGGATAGCCCAGGTACGGCGTGGCGTAAGTATCGCCGAAACACCAGGCGCCGCCGAAGTAGTCCTCGGTACCGGTGCCGCAGATGGTCGGGTATTCGTCGTCGCCGTCGATGAAGAACTTGATCTCGCCCTCGCCCCACCAACCGTTGGACATCTGGGTCCAGGCCAGGTAGGTGCCGACGTAGTGGCCGCGGCCGGTGACGCCGTCGAGTATGGTGTGTTCGGGAAGCTCCCGCGTGGTCAGGCTGCGGCGGTGCTGGACGTGTAAGAGGGCGGCCTGTTCGGGTACGTCGGTCAGGGCGTAAGTGATCTGGTAGAAGAAATGCGGCACATCCTGGTGGGATTGGTTTTCGACGGTGATCTTCGCGCGTTGGCGGAACGGCATGGGCCAGTAGCAATTCATGCCGCCGGTGGGGTTGACAGCGACGGGAATCGAGCCGAACCTGGCCCGCATGCCGTGGCCGCAGCAGAAGAAATCGCCCAAGGGCGTCTCGACGCAGGGAGTCTTTTCG
The Phycisphaerae bacterium DNA segment above includes these coding regions:
- a CDS encoding DUF2961 domain-containing protein, which produces MSLPFGLNFGLGAIPMLSDAETRSISAENPDGSKGGGAMAEPASGDPGRRLGKGWKSRACMAVKAGEIAVLADIKGPGVIQHIWIAVVPEALTGCVLRMYWDDEKTPCVETPLGDFFCCGHGMRARFGSIPVAVNPTGGMNCYWPMPFRQRAKITVENQSHQDVPHFFYQITYALTDVPEQAALLHVQHRRSLTTRELPEHTILDGVTGRGHYVGTYLAWTQMSNGWWGEGEIKFFIDGDDEYPTICGTGTEDYFGGAWCFGDTYATPYLGYPTWDKGEGKVPRHGLYRWHILDPIRFKRDLKVTIQALGWWPDGTFQPLTDDIASTAYWYQTLPHGTFPQLPEIHQRFPR